A DNA window from Centroberyx gerrardi isolate f3 chromosome 3, fCenGer3.hap1.cur.20231027, whole genome shotgun sequence contains the following coding sequences:
- the jupa gene encoding junction plakoglobin a yields the protein MAMQMGEPEGMTKVAEWQHTYYGTDSGIQSGATTVRDDDGTEYSTSKHYTVTTTMTSEEPDLESQYTMTRTQRVRAAMFPETLGEGTAILSTQTDPSQMTNVQRLAEPSQLLKTAIIHLINYQDDAELATRAVPELTKLLNDEDQVVVNKAALIVNQLTRKEASRRVLMQSPQMVAAVVRAMQNTGDMETARATASILHNLSHQREGLLSIFKSGGIPALVRMLSSPMESVLFYAITTLHNLLLHQEGAKMAVRLADGLQRMVPLLKKSNPKFLAITTDCLQLLSYGNQESKLIILANGGPEGLVHIMRNYNYEKLLWTTSRVLKVLSVCPSNKPAIVEAGGMQALGKHLTGSSQRLMQNCLWTLRNLSDAATKQEGMDSLLQVLVGLLSSDDINMLTCSTGILSNLTCNNAHNKTLVTQSNGVEALIHAVLRAGEKEDVTEPAVCALRHLTSRHQHAEVAQNAVRLHYGIPAIVKLLNQPYYWPVIKAVVGLIRNLALCPENQAPLRDAGAIPRLVNLLLKAHQDAQKHGSSTQQTYQDGVRMEEIVEGCTGALHIMARDPVNRAEIASLQTIPLFVQLLYSPVDNVKRVAAGALCELALDKQSAELIDSEGASAPLMELLHSNNEGIATYAAAVLFRISEDKNSDYKKRVSVELTHSLFKHDPAAWEMAHNTVPMEAPYPDELDAGFPAYGGYPVDMPMDGMEGDMMPDEYQGGMVYDRQQYSEHY from the exons ATGGCAATGCAAA TGGGTGAGCCTGAGGGCATGACGAAGGTGGCAGAGTGGCAGCATACGTACTATGGCACAGACTCTGGCATCCAGTCTGGGGCCACCACAGTCAGAGATGATGACGGCACAGAGTACAGCACCTCCAAGCACTACACTGTCACCACCACCATGACAAGTGAAGAGCCTG ACTTGGAGTCCCAGTACACCATGACCAGGACCCAGCGGGTGCGGGCGGCCATGTTCCCAGAGACGCTGGGGGAGGGAACGGCCATCCTGTCTACTCAGACAGACCCGTCCCAGATGACCAACGTCCAGCGGCTGGCCGAGCCGTCCCAGCTGCTCAAGACGGCCATCATCCATCTGATCAACTACCAGGATGACGCCGAGCTCGCCACACGTGCCGTGCCAGAGCTCACCAAGCTGCTCAACGATGAGGACCAG GTGGTGGTCAACAAGGCAGCGCTGATTGTCAACCAGCTGACCCGTAAGGAGGCTTCACGGCGTGTGCTCATGCAGTCACCTCAGATGGTGGCGGCCGTAGTGCGGGCCATGCAGAACACAGGCGACATGGAGACGGCCCGTGCCACAGCCAGCATCCTCCACAACCTGTCCCACCAGAGGGAGGGCCTGCTGTCCATCTTCAAGTCCGGAGGCATCCCCGCCTTAGTCCGCATGCTCAG ctcCCCCATGGAGTCTGTGCTGTTCTATGCCATCACCACACTGCACAACCTGCTGCTGCACCAGGAGGGGGCTAAGATGGCCGTGCGTCTGGCCGACGGCCTGCAGAGGATGGTTCCCCTGCTGAAGAAGAGCAACCCCAAGTTCCTGGCCATCACCACCGACTGTCTGCAGCTGCTGTCCTATGGCAACCAGGagagcaag CTAATCATCCTTGCCAACGGGGGTCCTGAGGGTCTAGTCCACATCATGAGAAACTACAACTATGAGAAGCTGCTGTGGACCACCAGCCGTGTGCTCAAAGTCCTCTCTGTTTGCCCCAGCAACAAACCTGCCATTGTAGAGGCTG GTGGGATGCAGGCTCTGGGTAAACACCTTACAGGCTCCAGCCAGCGTCTGATGCAGAACTGTCTGTGGACGCTCAGGAACCTGTCTGATGCCGCCACCAAGCAG gAGGGTATGGACAGCCTGCTGCAGGTGCTGGTGGGTCTGCTCAGTTCAGATGACATCAACATGCTGACTTGCTCCACCGGCATCCTCTCCAACCTCACATGCAACAACGCCCACAACAAGACCCTGGTCACCCAGAGCAACGGCGTCGAGGCGCTGATCCACGCCGTGTTGCGCGCCGGCGAGAAGGAGGACGTGACCGAGCCGGCCGTCTGTGCTCTGCGCCACCTGACTTCGCGCCACCAGCATGCTGAGGTGGCGCAGAATGCTGTGCGGCTGCATTACGGCATCCCCGCTATCGTCAAGCTGCTCAACCAGCCCTACTACTGGCCCGTCATCAAG GCGGTGGTTGGCCTGATCCGTAACCTGGCTCTGTGCCCAGAGAACCAGGCCCCTCTGAGGGATGCGGGAGCGATCCCCCGCCTGGTCAACCTGCTGCTCAAGGCCCACCAGGACGCCCAGAAACACGGCTCATCCACCCAGCAGACATACCAG GATGGAGTGAGGATGGAGGAGATCGTGGAGGGCTGCACAGGAGCCCTGCACATCATGGCCAGAGATCCCGTCAACAGAGCCGAGATCGCCAGCCTGCAGACCATTCCTCTGTTTGTTCAG ctTCTGTACTCTCCAGTGGACAATGTGAAGCGCGTGGCGGCGGGCGCTCTGTGCGAGCTGGCCCTGGACAAACAGTCAGCCGAGCTGATCGACAGCGAGGGAGCCTCGGCCCCgctgatggagctgctgcactCCAACAATGAGGGCATTG ccaCCTATGCTGCAGCCGTCCTCTTCCGTATCTCCGAGGATAAGAACTCGGACTACAAGAAGCGTGTGTCTGTGGAGCTCACACACTCCCTGTTCAAACACGACCCCGCTGCCTGGGAGATG GCCCACAACACCGTCCCCATGGAGGCACCCTACCCAGATG AGCTGGACGCTGGTTTCCCAGCCTACGGAGGGTATCCAGTTGACATGCCCATGGACGGTATGGAGGGAGACATGATGCCCGACGAATACCAGGGCGGCATGGTCTATGACAGGCAACAGTACAGCGAGCATTATTAA